Proteins encoded by one window of Sorangium aterium:
- a CDS encoding AI-2E family transporter, whose translation MSRRAQMVVVAAAAVVVIVGLRYAEPFLVPVLFGVALAAISSPIATWVTRRGLPAALGALAALVVDLAILVFVGAVVTIAGVELEEKVPAYLVRMSSMTGALAMTLTERGFPVNPEFLSRTLHTASLVPLLGGAAVTVASAASSLGVVLLVVFFALCEGAGAGAKVRRLLSTPARGLEHVDRIVREVKKYLVVKTLTSLLVAVLAYVLLVLLGVDLALLLASSLFVLHFIPNIGAAVATIPAVLAALASQGPGTAALVAVGYLLINLLVGNVLEPRVLGRTLGLSPLAVLIGMLFWGWLWGPAGALLSVPIMMVAKITLENVEGLSWVARIMEPAPEEPETAPASGEPAPSSLLRPSVAGARRSG comes from the coding sequence ATGTCTCGTCGAGCTCAGATGGTCGTGGTCGCGGCGGCGGCGGTCGTCGTCATCGTGGGGCTGCGCTACGCAGAGCCGTTCCTCGTGCCGGTGCTGTTCGGCGTGGCGCTCGCGGCGATCTCGTCGCCCATCGCGACCTGGGTGACCCGCCGCGGGCTGCCCGCGGCCCTCGGGGCGCTGGCCGCGCTCGTGGTCGACCTGGCGATCCTGGTCTTCGTCGGGGCGGTCGTCACCATCGCCGGGGTGGAGCTGGAGGAGAAGGTGCCGGCCTACCTGGTCCGGATGTCCTCGATGACCGGCGCGCTCGCCATGACGCTCACGGAGCGCGGCTTCCCGGTGAACCCGGAGTTCCTGTCGCGCACGCTGCACACGGCGTCCCTGGTCCCGCTCCTCGGCGGGGCCGCGGTCACGGTCGCCAGCGCGGCGTCGAGCCTGGGGGTGGTGCTCCTCGTCGTGTTCTTCGCGCTCTGCGAGGGCGCCGGCGCGGGCGCGAAGGTGCGGCGGCTGCTCTCGACCCCTGCGCGAGGGCTCGAGCACGTCGATCGCATCGTGCGGGAGGTGAAGAAGTATCTCGTGGTGAAGACGCTGACGAGCCTGCTCGTCGCCGTCCTCGCCTATGTGCTCCTGGTCCTCCTGGGCGTGGACCTGGCGCTCCTCCTGGCGTCGAGCCTGTTCGTCCTGCACTTCATCCCCAACATCGGCGCCGCGGTGGCGACGATCCCGGCCGTGCTCGCCGCGCTCGCCAGCCAGGGCCCCGGCACCGCGGCCCTCGTGGCGGTCGGGTACCTGCTGATCAACCTGCTGGTGGGCAACGTGCTGGAGCCGCGGGTGCTGGGGCGGACCCTGGGACTGTCGCCGCTCGCCGTCCTGATCGGCATGCTCTTCTGGGGCTGGCTCTGGGGGCCGGCGGGAGCGCTGCTGTCGGTGCCCATCATGATGGTCGCGAAGATCACGCTGGAGAACGTGGAGGGACTGTCGTGGGTCGCGCGCATCATGGAGCCCGCGCCCGAGGAGCCAGAGACGGCGCCCGCCAGCGGCGAGCCGGCGCCGAGCTCGCTGCTGCGGCCGAGCGTCGCGGGGGCGCGGAGATCCGGGTAG
- a CDS encoding pyridoxamine 5'-phosphate oxidase family protein produces the protein METGSREKLLEILKKFRTAMLVTQASQGALRARPMALMKVDSDTGDVWFMTSIDSGKVDEIESHPEVNVTLQEGRRFLSLSGSASIVRSRTKIEALWSEEAKVFFPQGKDDPSLALIHVSPREGEYWDNDGAAGLRFLVEAVKAYVTGTTPKTDAAQHGAVPLNGGQPGNARVSAR, from the coding sequence ATGGAAACCGGATCGCGGGAGAAGCTGCTGGAGATCCTCAAGAAGTTTCGGACTGCCATGCTCGTCACGCAAGCCAGCCAGGGGGCGCTGCGGGCGCGCCCGATGGCGCTCATGAAGGTCGACAGCGACACCGGGGACGTCTGGTTCATGACCAGCATCGACTCGGGCAAGGTCGATGAGATCGAGTCGCACCCCGAGGTGAATGTGACGCTCCAGGAGGGGCGCCGCTTCCTGTCGCTGTCGGGCTCTGCCTCGATCGTGCGGAGTCGGACGAAGATCGAGGCGCTGTGGTCGGAGGAGGCGAAGGTGTTCTTCCCGCAGGGCAAGGACGATCCCTCCCTCGCGCTCATCCACGTGAGCCCGCGCGAGGGCGAGTACTGGGACAACGACGGCGCGGCCGGGCTCAGGTTCCTTGTCGAGGCGGTCAAGGCGTACGTCACCGGGACGACCCCGAAGACCGACGCCGCCCAGCACGGCGCGGTGCCGCTGAACGGCGGGCAACCCGGCAATGCCCGGGTGTCCGCGCGATAG
- a CDS encoding zinc ribbon domain-containing protein: protein MSVSMDVASATTSATGPCCARCQGPLEPGDLRCAVCGLAAPQGRAPASQAVQVLRCTECGAAVSYSAEAQAPKCRFCGAVTRIEQPVDPIDQADWLLPFGVPPDQADQALRQWMSTLGFFRPSDLSRAATVEGLRPIWWAGWLVSADAVVSWTADSNAGAHRSSWAPHAGQTQLPFRNLLLSASRGLSLDEARELAPYFRLDLAVPAAHRTQQQLGPPDAVLEQFDAQRSAARKIVSERIAASAEDALKRGVIPGSAFRNVHVAVLLHALETRRLALPSYVLAYRYKGRSYRAVVHGQDASHVTGTAPIAWGKVALVVAGALALVVLVIGALVLARAA, encoded by the coding sequence ATGAGCGTGAGCATGGACGTCGCCTCGGCCACCACGAGCGCCACGGGGCCGTGCTGCGCGCGCTGCCAGGGGCCGCTGGAGCCGGGAGACCTGCGCTGCGCCGTCTGCGGCCTCGCCGCGCCGCAGGGCCGCGCCCCGGCCTCGCAGGCGGTGCAGGTGCTGCGGTGCACCGAGTGCGGCGCCGCGGTCTCGTACTCGGCCGAGGCCCAGGCGCCGAAGTGCCGCTTCTGCGGCGCCGTCACGCGGATCGAGCAGCCCGTCGACCCGATCGATCAGGCCGACTGGCTTCTCCCGTTCGGGGTGCCCCCCGATCAGGCCGATCAGGCGCTGCGCCAGTGGATGTCGACGCTCGGCTTCTTCCGGCCGTCGGATCTCTCGCGCGCGGCGACCGTCGAGGGGCTGCGCCCGATCTGGTGGGCGGGCTGGCTCGTCAGCGCGGACGCCGTGGTGAGCTGGACGGCGGACTCGAACGCGGGCGCCCACCGGAGCAGCTGGGCCCCGCACGCCGGACAGACGCAGCTGCCGTTCCGCAACCTGCTCCTGTCCGCCTCGCGTGGGCTCTCGCTCGACGAGGCCCGGGAGCTCGCGCCGTACTTCCGGCTCGACCTGGCGGTGCCCGCCGCGCACCGGACACAGCAGCAGCTCGGCCCGCCCGACGCGGTGCTGGAGCAGTTCGACGCGCAGCGCTCGGCGGCGCGGAAGATCGTCAGCGAGCGGATCGCCGCCAGCGCGGAGGACGCCCTGAAGCGAGGCGTCATCCCGGGGTCCGCGTTCCGCAACGTGCACGTGGCGGTGCTCCTGCACGCGCTCGAGACCCGCCGGCTGGCGCTGCCGTCGTACGTGCTCGCCTACCGCTACAAGGGGCGCAGCTACCGCGCCGTCGTCCACGGCCAGGACGCGAGCCACGTCACAGGCACGGCGCCGATCGCGTGGGGCAAGGTGGCGCTGGTGGTCGCCGGCGCGCTCGCGCTCGTCGTGCTCGTGATCGGGGCGCTCGTGCTCGCCCGCGCAGCGTAG
- a CDS encoding alpha/beta fold hydrolase: protein MKNMSVTCRSHVRVLSAGEVHWQEWTPSRNGGADQRPVVLVHGLSDSCRTWNRLAPALAAAGRRVVALDLPGHGDSARPDAPYTVAWYAGVVAEWIRALRLGDFDLVGHSFGGSIAMCVATERPGRIHRVGLVAAGGIGTEVALPLRLAAVTGLIELAAPLLMGVGTHAGVLVLGGDFNAEERRHLARMNARPGTARALSRTLRHAIDLRGQRHHLMDIAHRLPEIPPLAVYWGERDQVIPARHAADIDRYIEGAAVRRFAKAGHYPHREAVSDLAPDLLRFLDEPRPAPRLRTGARAPRASATAARAPQASPRWQPWPDAAVRRWARSSLSPLRQTPQQDTGDSASPADLGSRPPPVPC from the coding sequence ATGAAGAACATGTCGGTCACGTGTCGCAGCCATGTTCGCGTCCTTTCTGCTGGCGAGGTCCACTGGCAAGAGTGGACCCCCTCCCGGAACGGCGGCGCGGACCAGCGCCCCGTGGTCCTCGTACACGGCCTGTCCGATAGCTGTCGGACCTGGAACCGCCTCGCCCCCGCGCTCGCGGCGGCAGGGCGCCGGGTCGTCGCGCTCGACCTGCCCGGCCATGGCGATTCGGCGCGGCCCGACGCGCCCTATACGGTCGCGTGGTATGCGGGCGTGGTCGCTGAATGGATCCGTGCCCTCCGGCTCGGCGATTTCGATCTGGTGGGGCACTCGTTCGGCGGCAGCATTGCAATGTGCGTGGCCACCGAGCGGCCAGGGCGCATCCACCGCGTCGGGCTGGTCGCCGCGGGCGGCATCGGGACCGAGGTCGCGCTGCCGCTGCGCCTCGCCGCCGTGACCGGGCTGATCGAGCTGGCCGCGCCGCTGCTCATGGGCGTCGGCACGCACGCGGGCGTGCTGGTGCTCGGCGGCGATTTCAACGCGGAAGAGCGCAGGCACCTCGCCAGGATGAACGCGCGGCCCGGCACGGCGCGCGCCTTGTCGCGCACGCTCCGCCACGCGATCGATCTGCGCGGCCAGCGCCATCACCTCATGGACATCGCTCATCGGCTCCCGGAGATACCGCCGCTCGCCGTCTACTGGGGCGAGCGCGACCAGGTGATCCCGGCGCGCCACGCGGCGGACATCGACCGCTACATCGAAGGCGCGGCCGTGCGCCGCTTCGCCAAGGCGGGGCACTACCCGCACCGGGAAGCGGTGAGCGATCTCGCCCCCGATCTCCTCCGGTTCCTCGACGAGCCGCGGCCCGCGCCGCGCCTGCGCACCGGGGCGCGCGCCCCGCGCGCATCCGCCACGGCGGCCCGCGCGCCGCAGGCCAGCCCGCGGTGGCAGCCCTGGCCGGACGCCGCGGTCAGGCGCTGGGCGCGGAGCTCGCTGTCACCGCTGCGGCAGACACCGCAGCAGGACACCGGCGACTCGGCATCTCCCGCCGACCTCGGGAGCCGCCCGCCGCCGGTTCCCTGCTAG
- a CDS encoding ATPase domain-containing protein: MTKKTAIARIETGVRNLDALFGGGLPKGSIVVIAGPPGAGKTILTQQICFHNASARTRVLYFSTLSEPTAKTLRYLNQFDFFDAGKIDGGIQFVDLGAILRTKGLDGAFRLVMDHVKKVKPSMVVIDSFKVFDDLAKSKEELRKFGYELAINLMAWETTTFFLGEFGQSDIETNPLFSIVDGLIMINQRQESGEQRRVIQIVKMRGTDHSREEHSFAITRAGIDVFAPRFTIHRAAVEGKEPRLKTGISRLDELLGDGIPRGSTLLIAGVAGTGKTVLSLEFIYRGAKAGEKGIFFSFEESEARLRATARGLGWDLDAEIERGMVEIVFIPQPDILVEGHLLMISERILGMKARRVVVDSVSVFLHKVRDPQVDREKVFQLASVIHNAQAVGFLATDIPYGTNQISRFGVEETVVDGVILLSSTEEGLERQRYIEIYKLRNTAHLRGRHSVLIGPGGLIVYPRYNAEAAFGEPPPPLDTARRLPSGVPGLDGLLGGGLLERSVTLLSGSAGIGKSTLSMQFLLEGCRREEPGLYLALEEGPAQLIRTAEALGLPLQEAIEKGLAEVIYLSRERVRPSQFLSLLTDKIRTQKTRRFVLDSVSHLAAEGIAEDELRQLLYALITRFKALGVTTVLTLESSAMYSSETVTDRRFSPVADNLVVLRYTPMPGEIRPTLMVVKTRGSEHDFGAYHFIVGKGGARIGRRADLGAPLAAKNIERRRRTKK; encoded by the coding sequence ATGACGAAGAAGACGGCCATCGCGCGCATCGAGACGGGGGTGCGAAACCTGGATGCGCTGTTCGGGGGGGGGCTGCCGAAGGGGTCGATCGTCGTCATCGCCGGCCCGCCGGGCGCGGGCAAGACGATCCTCACCCAGCAGATCTGCTTCCACAACGCCTCGGCCAGGACCCGGGTCCTCTACTTCAGCACGCTCTCGGAGCCGACCGCGAAGACGCTGCGCTACCTGAATCAGTTCGACTTCTTCGACGCCGGGAAGATCGACGGGGGAATCCAGTTCGTCGACCTCGGCGCCATCCTCCGGACGAAGGGCCTCGACGGCGCCTTTCGGCTCGTCATGGATCACGTCAAGAAGGTCAAGCCGTCCATGGTCGTCATCGACAGCTTCAAGGTCTTCGACGACCTCGCCAAGTCCAAGGAAGAGCTCCGGAAGTTCGGCTACGAGCTCGCGATCAACCTCATGGCGTGGGAGACCACCACCTTCTTCCTCGGAGAGTTCGGGCAGAGCGACATCGAGACCAACCCGCTGTTCTCGATCGTCGACGGGCTGATCATGATCAACCAGCGCCAGGAGTCCGGCGAGCAGCGGCGGGTCATCCAGATCGTCAAGATGCGCGGCACCGACCACAGCCGCGAGGAGCACTCGTTCGCCATCACACGGGCCGGCATCGACGTGTTCGCGCCCCGCTTCACCATCCACCGGGCGGCTGTCGAGGGCAAGGAGCCGCGCCTCAAGACGGGCATCTCGAGGCTCGACGAGCTCCTCGGAGACGGGATCCCGCGTGGCTCCACCCTCCTCATCGCCGGCGTGGCGGGGACCGGCAAGACGGTGCTCTCGCTCGAGTTCATCTACCGCGGCGCGAAGGCCGGCGAGAAGGGGATATTCTTCTCCTTCGAGGAGAGCGAGGCGCGGCTGCGCGCCACCGCCCGTGGCCTCGGCTGGGACCTCGACGCCGAGATCGAGCGCGGGATGGTCGAGATCGTCTTCATCCCGCAGCCCGACATCCTGGTGGAGGGGCACCTGCTCATGATCAGCGAGCGGATCCTCGGCATGAAGGCGCGGCGCGTGGTCGTCGATTCGGTCTCGGTCTTCCTGCACAAGGTCAGGGACCCGCAGGTAGACCGAGAGAAGGTCTTCCAGCTCGCCAGCGTCATCCACAACGCGCAGGCGGTCGGCTTCCTCGCCACCGACATCCCCTACGGCACCAACCAGATCAGCCGCTTCGGCGTCGAGGAGACCGTGGTCGACGGGGTCATCCTCCTCTCCTCGACGGAGGAAGGGCTCGAGCGCCAGCGCTACATCGAGATCTACAAGCTCAGGAACACCGCCCACCTCAGGGGCCGGCACAGCGTCCTCATCGGCCCGGGCGGGCTCATCGTCTATCCCCGTTACAACGCGGAGGCGGCGTTCGGCGAGCCGCCGCCCCCCCTGGACACGGCGCGGCGCCTGCCCTCCGGCGTGCCCGGGCTCGACGGGCTGCTCGGCGGAGGGCTGCTCGAGCGCAGCGTCACCCTCCTCTCCGGGAGCGCGGGCATCGGGAAGAGCACCCTGTCGATGCAGTTCCTCCTCGAAGGCTGCCGCCGCGAAGAGCCGGGGCTCTACCTCGCCCTCGAGGAGGGGCCCGCACAGCTCATCAGGACCGCGGAGGCGCTGGGGCTGCCGCTCCAAGAGGCGATCGAGAAGGGGCTCGCCGAGGTCATCTATCTCTCGCGGGAGCGCGTCCGCCCGAGCCAGTTCCTCTCGCTCCTGACCGACAAGATCCGCACGCAGAAGACGCGTCGATTCGTCCTCGACAGCGTGAGCCACCTCGCGGCCGAGGGCATCGCGGAGGACGAGCTGCGGCAGCTTCTCTACGCGCTGATCACGCGGTTCAAGGCGCTCGGCGTGACTACCGTGCTCACGCTCGAATCGAGCGCGATGTACTCCAGCGAGACCGTCACCGACCGCAGGTTCTCTCCGGTGGCCGACAACCTCGTCGTGCTCCGGTACACGCCCATGCCGGGCGAGATCCGGCCGACCCTCATGGTCGTGAAGACGCGCGGCAGCGAGCACGATTTCGGCGCCTACCACTTCATCGTGGGGAAGGGCGGCGCCCGGATCGGGCGGCGCGCTGACCTGGGTGCCCCTCTGGCGGCGAAGAACATCGAGCGCCGGAGGCGCACGAAGAAATAG
- a CDS encoding sensor histidine kinase, with protein sequence MSAGRRTKEPPRAHQKGARRDDARGEQEPARRGGEDPAAGGLERASPRVLYLYEISKQLTRFESAERTAPSVLTTLARALPIRTALVLLEVPGRPGVKTIVWSAEGVGADRLQATRSHAATSYAYLTGAEATRPADLDGEPTATNAPSGQPAGAPRAEAEERGSFLVLPLVIDRGPIFGVLQIEGAARLEEPDLVFMNAVVNQLAIALDRQAIIDAKQAAAEAARAAAQRRQAEADEQRALAEALRQRYEALVDNLARSFVWEADARTLQVLYVSAQAEELLGYPRARWLAEPDFWSRCTEPDDRGELDQALRRTLAAERDQRCDHRCRTADGRVLWLHSGVHLVNDSAGAPRLQGVSMDVTPAKEVEARVREQLEFTRAVTGSIGEGVLAMDREGRITFFNPAAERLLGWTTEEVVGRRVQEVVQIRRADGTSVPDEDHPALRAIRTGEPVRSDEDVVSCRDRAPLHVSCTFAPLQRAGQVSGAVLVFRDIMDVKRAEQVQRLFAEVSAVLASSLDYAETVSSVTRLSVHALADLYFVDLVDENGRVERLEPTSADPAKQRLTERMEDFAQRPGRETPQAKVMRTGEPLLIPEITESAVGAAAHDPGHRGSLRAGGSGAVMVVPLVARGRTLGTLTFVTTEPSRRYSAADLAVAEEVARRAAMAVEHARLYQHAQRAIRTRDDFLAIVSHDLKNPLSAILTAAALLMRTLPADEQGAHDRRKAEVILLAAQRMLRIIGDLLDVAAIEAGRLSMEKRGHAAGALVRDAIEMEQALATQKHLVLEGEIRGGGGFEVLCDRERVLQVFANLIGNAIKFTAEGGAITVRAEPRGDEALFAVADTGAGIRADELPHIFDRFWQVAETARLGTGLGLTIAKGFVEALGGRIWAESQFGAGATLFFTLPLARPEGAAAG encoded by the coding sequence ATGAGCGCTGGCCGCCGGACGAAGGAACCGCCGAGAGCGCACCAGAAAGGGGCGAGGCGCGACGACGCGCGCGGCGAGCAGGAGCCGGCGCGGCGCGGCGGCGAGGATCCGGCCGCCGGAGGCCTCGAGCGCGCGTCCCCTCGCGTCCTGTACCTCTACGAGATCAGCAAACAGCTCACGCGCTTCGAGAGCGCCGAGCGGACGGCCCCGTCGGTCCTCACGACCCTCGCGCGGGCGCTCCCCATCCGCACCGCGCTCGTCCTCCTGGAGGTCCCGGGTCGCCCCGGGGTCAAGACCATCGTCTGGAGCGCCGAAGGTGTCGGCGCCGATCGACTCCAGGCAACCAGGTCCCATGCCGCGACCTCGTACGCTTACCTCACCGGCGCGGAGGCCACGCGGCCGGCCGATCTGGACGGCGAGCCGACCGCGACGAACGCGCCCTCCGGACAGCCTGCCGGGGCTCCGCGGGCCGAGGCAGAGGAGCGCGGGAGCTTCCTCGTCCTCCCTCTCGTCATCGACCGCGGGCCGATCTTCGGCGTTCTCCAGATCGAGGGCGCCGCCCGTCTGGAGGAGCCGGATCTCGTGTTCATGAACGCGGTGGTCAACCAGCTCGCGATCGCGCTCGATCGCCAGGCGATCATCGACGCCAAGCAGGCGGCCGCGGAGGCGGCGCGAGCAGCGGCCCAACGGAGGCAGGCCGAAGCCGACGAGCAGCGGGCCCTCGCCGAGGCGCTGCGGCAGCGTTACGAGGCGCTCGTGGACAACCTCGCTCGATCGTTCGTCTGGGAGGCCGACGCGCGCACGCTCCAGGTCCTCTACGTGAGCGCGCAGGCCGAGGAGCTCCTCGGCTATCCGCGCGCGCGGTGGCTCGCGGAGCCCGACTTCTGGAGCCGCTGCACCGAGCCGGACGATCGCGGCGAGCTCGATCAGGCGCTCCGGAGGACGCTGGCCGCCGAGCGGGACCAGCGCTGCGACCATCGCTGTCGGACGGCGGACGGTCGCGTGCTCTGGCTCCACAGCGGCGTGCACCTGGTGAACGACAGCGCCGGCGCGCCTCGGCTTCAAGGCGTCTCGATGGACGTCACTCCCGCGAAGGAGGTGGAGGCGAGGGTCCGTGAGCAGCTCGAGTTCACGCGGGCGGTGACCGGCAGCATCGGCGAGGGCGTGCTCGCGATGGATCGCGAAGGGCGGATCACCTTCTTCAACCCCGCGGCCGAGCGCTTGCTCGGCTGGACGACGGAGGAGGTCGTGGGGCGGCGCGTCCAGGAGGTCGTCCAGATTCGACGCGCGGATGGGACGTCCGTACCCGACGAGGATCACCCCGCGCTGCGGGCGATCCGCACGGGCGAGCCGGTCCGGAGCGACGAGGACGTGGTTTCATGTCGGGACCGAGCGCCCTTGCACGTCAGCTGCACGTTCGCCCCTCTGCAGCGAGCAGGGCAGGTCTCGGGGGCGGTGCTCGTCTTCCGGGATATCATGGATGTGAAGCGAGCCGAGCAGGTGCAGCGATTGTTCGCGGAGGTCAGCGCGGTCCTCGCCTCCTCGCTCGACTACGCGGAGACGGTCTCCTCGGTGACGCGCCTGTCGGTGCACGCCCTGGCCGATCTCTACTTCGTCGACCTGGTCGACGAGAACGGCCGTGTCGAGCGCCTCGAGCCGACGTCCGCCGATCCCGCGAAGCAACGGCTGACCGAGCGGATGGAGGATTTCGCCCAACGACCGGGCAGGGAGACCCCGCAGGCGAAGGTGATGCGGACCGGCGAACCGCTCCTCATCCCTGAAATCACCGAGTCTGCCGTGGGGGCCGCCGCCCACGATCCGGGCCATCGAGGGTCCCTCCGCGCAGGAGGCTCGGGAGCGGTGATGGTGGTGCCGCTCGTGGCCCGCGGGCGGACGCTCGGCACGCTCACGTTCGTGACGACGGAGCCGAGCCGCCGCTACTCCGCCGCTGATCTGGCGGTGGCCGAAGAGGTGGCGCGCCGGGCCGCCATGGCCGTGGAGCATGCGCGCCTGTACCAGCACGCGCAGCGCGCCATTCGCACGCGGGACGATTTCCTCGCCATCGTCTCTCACGACCTCAAGAACCCGTTGAGCGCCATCTTGACGGCCGCGGCTCTCCTCATGCGGACATTGCCGGCCGACGAGCAGGGAGCGCACGACAGGAGGAAGGCCGAGGTCATTCTCCTCGCCGCGCAGCGGATGCTCCGGATCATCGGCGATCTGCTCGACGTCGCCGCCATCGAGGCGGGTCGGCTGTCGATGGAGAAGCGGGGGCACGCGGCGGGCGCGCTCGTCCGCGACGCGATCGAGATGGAGCAGGCGCTGGCGACGCAGAAGCACCTGGTGCTGGAGGGCGAGATCCGCGGCGGGGGCGGCTTCGAGGTGCTCTGCGATCGCGAGAGGGTCCTCCAGGTCTTCGCGAACCTGATCGGCAATGCGATCAAGTTCACCGCGGAGGGAGGGGCCATCACGGTCCGAGCGGAGCCACGTGGCGACGAGGCGCTCTTCGCCGTGGCGGACACGGGGGCGGGGATCCGCGCCGACGAGCTCCCTCACATCTTCGATCGTTTCTGGCAGGTGGCGGAGACCGCGCGTCTGGGGACCGGGCTGGGGCTCACCATCGCGAAGGGCTTCGTGGAGGCCCTCGGCGGGAGGATCTGGGCGGAGAGTCAGTTCGGCGCTGGCGCCACGTTGTTCTTCACGCTCCCCCTCGCCCGGCCGGAGGGCGCCGCTGCCGGGTGA
- a CDS encoding alpha/beta fold hydrolase, translating to MKNMSVTCRSHVRVLSAGEVHWQEWSPSRNGGEGQRPVVLVHGLSDSCRTWNRLAPALAAAGRRVVALDLPGHGDSARPDAPYTVAWYAGVVAEWIRALRLGDFDLVGHSFGGSIAMCVATVRYAEPFFVPVLFGVALAAISSPIASWVTRQRRPPAGRGGA from the coding sequence ATGAAGAACATGTCGGTCACGTGTCGCAGCCATGTTCGCGTGCTTTCTGCTGGCGAGGTCCACTGGCAAGAGTGGAGCCCCTCCCGGAACGGCGGCGAGGGCCAGCGCCCCGTGGTCCTGGTACACGGCCTGTCCGATAGCTGTCGAACCTGGAACCGCCTCGCCCCCGCGCTCGCTGCGGCAGGGCGCCGGGTCGTCGCGCTCGACCTGCCCGGCCATGGCGACTCGGCCCGGCCCGACGCTCCCTATACGGTCGCCTGGTATGCGGGCGTGGTCGCTGAATGGATCCGTGCCCTCCGGCTCGGCGATTTCGATCTGGTGGGGCACTCGTTCGGCGGCAGCATTGCAATGTGTGTGGCCACCGTGCGCTACGCGGAGCCGTTCTTCGTGCCGGTGCTGTTCGGCGTCGCGCTCGCGGCCATCTCTTCGCCGATCGCGAGCTGGGTCACCCGGCAGCGGCGCCCTCCGGCCGGGCGAGGGGGAGCGTGA